A stretch of the Porifericola rhodea genome encodes the following:
- a CDS encoding acyl-CoA thioesterase has product MNETKKQVSASLTTMTEMVFPNDTNGLNGLMGGRLLYWMDIVSAIAAQKHANSLVVTASVDNVSFSHPIKIGNVVTLKAQVTRAFNTSMEVHIEVKAEDVPRGQIVESHRAFFTMVAVDMEGNKVKVPEAIPESEEDQKLYESALRRRQLRLVLAGRMKPEEAHELRSIFDIKEQ; this is encoded by the coding sequence ATGAATGAAACAAAAAAACAGGTAAGTGCTTCTCTGACTACCATGACAGAAATGGTGTTTCCTAACGACACAAATGGCCTTAATGGTTTAATGGGAGGTAGATTGCTGTACTGGATGGATATAGTATCTGCTATTGCTGCTCAAAAGCATGCGAATAGCCTGGTCGTTACTGCTTCAGTGGATAATGTATCGTTTTCGCACCCTATCAAAATCGGAAATGTAGTGACACTCAAAGCACAGGTTACCCGTGCCTTTAATACCTCTATGGAGGTACATATAGAAGTAAAAGCAGAAGATGTACCAAGAGGGCAGATTGTAGAGAGTCATCGTGCTTTTTTTACGATGGTAGCAGTAGATATGGAAGGTAATAAGGTAAAGGTTCCTGAGGCTATACCTGAAAGTGAAGAAGATCAAAAGCTTTACGAAAGTGCGCTGCGAAGACGTCAGTTGCGTCTGGTGCTAGCCGGAAGAATGAAGCCAGAAGAAGCGCATGAGCTTCGTTCCATATTTGACATAAAAGAACAATAG
- a CDS encoding protein-L-isoaspartate(D-aspartate) O-methyltransferase, whose translation MPIEDSYKHKGMRRQLVNKIRAKGITDQNVLRAINTVPRHAFLDNAFLEHAYQDKAFQIGEGQTISQPYTVAFQSQLLQVKPGDKILEIGTGSGYQCSVLLELGAKVYTIEYNWPLHQRAARLLKTLGYQAHLVHGDGTKGMPSFAPYDGIIVTAGAPTVPMTLVEQLAPGGKLVIPVGDRKSQKMLLITKEPGGKITKKEFDHFSFVPLLGQHGWEK comes from the coding sequence ATGCCTATTGAAGACAGCTACAAGCATAAAGGAATGCGTCGTCAGTTGGTAAATAAAATCCGTGCAAAGGGAATTACAGACCAGAATGTATTAAGGGCGATAAATACTGTGCCTCGTCATGCTTTTCTGGATAATGCTTTTCTGGAACATGCCTATCAGGACAAGGCTTTTCAGATAGGCGAGGGGCAAACTATTTCTCAGCCCTATACTGTGGCCTTTCAGTCCCAGCTTTTGCAGGTAAAGCCTGGAGACAAAATTCTGGAAATTGGCACAGGTTCTGGCTACCAGTGTAGTGTACTTTTAGAGTTGGGAGCCAAAGTATATACCATAGAATATAACTGGCCTCTACATCAGCGTGCTGCTCGACTCCTAAAAACCTTAGGTTATCAGGCCCATCTGGTACATGGAGATGGTACCAAAGGAATGCCCAGTTTTGCTCCCTATGATGGTATAATTGTGACTGCGGGAGCACCTACAGTACCCATGACTTTGGTGGAGCAGCTTGCGCCGGGAGGAAAATTAGTTATACCAGTAGGTGATCGTAAGTCGCAAAAAATGTTGCTTATTACCAAAGAGCCTGGCGGAAAAATTACAAAAAAAGAATTTGACCATTTTAGCTTTGTCCCCTTACTGGGCCAACACGGCTGGGAGAAATAA
- a CDS encoding MarR family winged helix-turn-helix transcriptional regulator → MGKKVKVENSLSTVLGTTSRLLNNRISKKMATHQVTVEQWVILASLWRKDGQSQQTLANVANKNKASITHLIDNLEKRKLVVRQEDTVDRRNKLVFLTEEGQSLQEELAKIVKTTTKEITKNIDKKDLKSAKKVMKKMIELMREE, encoded by the coding sequence ATGGGAAAAAAAGTTAAAGTAGAAAACTCTCTTTCTACGGTATTAGGCACCACTTCCCGATTACTTAACAACAGAATTAGTAAAAAGATGGCCACTCATCAGGTTACTGTTGAGCAATGGGTTATTCTAGCGAGCCTTTGGCGTAAGGATGGACAAAGCCAGCAAACCCTGGCAAACGTGGCAAATAAAAACAAAGCCAGCATTACTCACCTGATAGACAATCTGGAGAAGCGTAAGCTGGTAGTACGGCAGGAGGATACAGTAGACCGTAGAAACAAACTGGTATTCCTTACTGAAGAAGGGCAAAGTCTACAGGAAGAACTGGCAAAAATTGTAAAAACTACAACCAAAGAAATTACTAAGAACATTGATAAAAAAGACCTTAAGTCCGCAAAAAAAGTAATGAAAAAGATGATAGAACTGATGCGGGAAGAATAG
- a CDS encoding acetyltransferase: MKDIILLGGGGHCKSVIDVIEQEAKFQIKGILDVAEKVGESVLDYPIVGTEDDLPRFIEGGAKVLVTVGQVKSSALRQRLFELVKLNKGTLATVVSPLAYVSKYAQVGEGGIIMHGAIVNAGATIGRNTIINSRTLIEHDAAVGDHCHIATGAIINGDCQIGNQVLIGSRSVLRQGVKICDSAIVGMGSLVLHDIKYTGTYFGNPVKERTQG, encoded by the coding sequence ATGAAGGATATCATACTTTTAGGAGGAGGAGGACATTGTAAATCTGTAATTGATGTAATAGAGCAGGAGGCAAAGTTTCAAATCAAAGGCATATTGGATGTAGCGGAAAAAGTAGGAGAATCGGTTTTGGATTACCCTATCGTAGGTACAGAAGATGATCTGCCTCGTTTTATTGAAGGTGGGGCAAAAGTTTTAGTGACTGTCGGGCAGGTGAAAAGTAGCGCCCTACGGCAAAGGCTCTTTGAGCTTGTAAAGCTAAATAAAGGAACACTGGCTACTGTAGTATCTCCTCTAGCTTATGTGTCTAAATACGCCCAAGTAGGAGAAGGGGGTATTATTATGCATGGTGCAATTGTAAACGCCGGGGCTACAATAGGAAGAAATACTATCATCAACAGTCGGACATTAATAGAGCATGATGCTGCGGTGGGCGATCATTGCCATATAGCTACAGGAGCTATTATTAATGGAGACTGCCAAATAGGTAATCAGGTGTTGATAGGTAGTCGTAGCGTACTCAGGCAAGGGGTTAAAATATGTGATTCGGCTATTGTAGGAATGGGTAGTTTAGTCCTTCACGATATTAAGTACACAGGAACATATTTTGGCAACCCCGTAAAGGAGAGGACTCAGGGTTAA
- a CDS encoding DegT/DnrJ/EryC1/StrS family aminotransferase — protein MISSFVQFIRDIYGRPEGVIPLHETSIKAGDMQSVMACLESGIVSTVGETVVAFEEKVAKLTERRYAVATNTGTSALHLALLSSGVQPNDMVVTQAFSFVATCNAIRYCSAEPVFVDIDRQSLGMSVESLLSFLERETFMKDDGYSYHRMSGKRVSHCLPVCTFGHSPELQKMEVVCKKFGLKLIVDAAEALGSESYKQSVPSWGDASILSFNGNKIVTCGGGGMLLTNDKKLADIARSLSVQARQANGYQITYQAMAYNYRMPNLNASLGISQLDLLHKKLLKLRELASAYHNFFEKYAMLVVQEPEATTSNYWLNAVAFNSQDERDHFIAQTNREGILTRPAWKLLCHLSMYKDCFRTVLPNADWAEQHLALLPSFVNI, from the coding sequence ATGATTAGCTCTTTCGTACAATTTATAAGAGACATCTATGGTAGGCCAGAGGGTGTAATTCCTTTGCATGAAACCTCAATAAAAGCAGGAGACATGCAATCTGTAATGGCTTGTTTAGAGTCTGGAATCGTTTCTACGGTAGGGGAGACAGTGGTCGCTTTTGAAGAGAAAGTGGCAAAGCTTACAGAAAGAAGGTATGCTGTAGCTACTAATACGGGTACTTCTGCGCTACACCTGGCCTTATTGAGTAGCGGAGTGCAACCTAACGATATGGTAGTAACCCAGGCATTTAGTTTTGTGGCTACTTGTAATGCTATTCGGTACTGTAGCGCAGAACCAGTGTTTGTAGATATAGATCGTCAGTCCTTAGGTATGTCGGTAGAAAGCCTGCTCTCTTTTTTAGAGCGGGAGACCTTCATGAAAGACGACGGCTATTCTTATCATCGGATGAGTGGAAAAAGAGTAAGCCATTGCTTGCCAGTATGTACCTTTGGCCACTCTCCTGAGCTCCAGAAAATGGAAGTCGTTTGTAAAAAGTTTGGCTTAAAACTAATAGTAGATGCTGCAGAAGCATTAGGAAGCGAGTCCTACAAACAAAGCGTACCTTCCTGGGGCGATGCTTCTATACTGAGCTTTAATGGTAACAAAATAGTGACTTGCGGGGGTGGGGGTATGCTCCTTACCAACGATAAAAAACTAGCTGATATAGCCAGAAGTTTATCTGTACAGGCTCGTCAGGCTAATGGTTATCAGATTACTTACCAGGCAATGGCTTACAACTACAGAATGCCCAACCTGAATGCCTCCTTAGGTATCTCACAGTTAGACTTATTACACAAAAAGCTACTTAAACTTAGAGAACTTGCATCTGCCTATCATAACTTTTTTGAGAAATATGCCATGTTGGTAGTGCAAGAGCCCGAAGCCACTACATCAAACTACTGGCTTAACGCAGTGGCATTTAACAGCCAGGACGAAAGAGACCACTTTATAGCTCAGACCAATCGGGAAGGGATACTAACTCGCCCCGCGTGGAAACTACTGTGCCACTTATCTATGTATAAGGATTGCTTCAGAACGGTGCTTCCTAATGCCGACTGGGCCGAACAACATTTGGCCCTATTACCTAGCTTTGTAAATATTTAG
- a CDS encoding glycosyltransferase, giving the protein MKNRSAKHIIFLCPYPKGGAPSQRFRFEQYLDLLKEQGFTYQIEGFLDEKTNQILYKPGQTSKKLIGVMLGFLRRIYLLFSIPKADFVFIHREATPIGPPFIEWIIAKLLRKKIIYDFDDAIWLKDASGVNNFMLRLKWQQKVSRICQWSYNISAGNAYLCAYAKQFQPQVALVPTTIDTEQHHNRIKQQSNQPLTIGWTGSHSTMKYLKSIERVLQQLEEQFDFQFVVISNHPPELTLKNLKFIQWNEANEVEDLLQLHIGLMPLPDDPWARGKCGFKALQYLALGIPALVSPVGVNTKIVEHGVNGYVCATDHDWHKYLSILLQDAELRENLGEGGRKKIVKEYSVKANTQNFINLFS; this is encoded by the coding sequence ATGAAAAACCGCTCTGCAAAGCACATCATTTTTTTATGTCCTTACCCAAAGGGTGGGGCTCCCAGCCAGAGATTTCGCTTTGAACAATACCTGGATTTATTAAAAGAGCAAGGCTTCACCTACCAGATTGAGGGCTTTCTGGATGAAAAAACTAATCAGATTTTATACAAACCCGGCCAGACCAGTAAAAAGCTTATAGGGGTGATGTTGGGCTTTCTTCGGCGTATCTACTTACTTTTCTCAATTCCTAAAGCCGATTTCGTATTTATTCACCGGGAGGCTACACCAATCGGTCCTCCATTTATAGAATGGATCATTGCCAAACTGCTACGCAAAAAAATCATTTATGATTTTGACGATGCCATCTGGTTGAAAGATGCTTCCGGTGTAAATAATTTTATGCTAAGGTTAAAATGGCAGCAGAAAGTCAGTCGCATCTGCCAATGGAGTTATAATATAAGCGCGGGTAATGCCTATCTATGTGCCTATGCTAAACAATTTCAGCCTCAGGTGGCGCTTGTCCCTACTACTATTGATACTGAGCAGCACCACAACCGTATAAAGCAGCAGTCTAATCAACCTCTCACAATTGGATGGACCGGCTCACACTCTACCATGAAGTATCTCAAAAGTATTGAGCGCGTGCTCCAGCAACTAGAAGAGCAATTTGATTTTCAGTTTGTAGTTATCTCTAACCATCCGCCTGAGCTTACCCTAAAAAATCTAAAATTTATCCAGTGGAATGAGGCAAACGAAGTAGAGGATTTGCTTCAATTACATATTGGTCTGATGCCTCTACCTGATGACCCCTGGGCGAGAGGAAAATGTGGATTTAAAGCCCTGCAGTATCTTGCTTTAGGCATACCTGCTCTGGTTTCTCCCGTAGGGGTAAACACAAAAATTGTAGAACATGGTGTCAATGGTTATGTATGTGCGACAGATCATGACTGGCACAAATATCTTTCAATTTTACTTCAGGACGCAGAACTGAGAGAAAACCTGGGAGAAGGAGGTAGAAAAAAGATTGTAAAAGAGTATTCGGTAAAAGCGAACACACAAAATTTCATCAACCTTTTTTCTTAA
- a CDS encoding capsule assembly Wzi family protein, producing MKKNALLLCMMLLPLAQQALAQSSYAPLQSGYYNLVHRYELLSGRWSSELGSMVRPYQREAIANFLDTLSLDDPSAADRFNLEFLQRDNWEYSDTLLETSRRPILGLFYKNQRDFLSLRKKDFEVYVSPVLHIGLGADDMEGSPYINTRGVQIHGTIDHKIGFYTYLGENQIAFPDYVNQQIRSSLTVPQEGFWKGYGDRGVDFLTARGHISFKASKHINMQLGHGNHFVGNGYRSLLLSDFSNNYLFFRINTQVWKLHYTNIFAQMTADVIGNYTGLFGTGAFPHKYFTMHRLGLDITPKIQLGLFESITYGDESGNFDFNYLNPIIFYRAVEQQGGSAGNALLGLDFRWLPAKGLAFYSQALIDEFVISEIRSGENWWGNKYAIQLGAEYMDAFTINNLDFQVEYNRVRPYTYAHEDLYRSYTHYEQSLAHPLGANFQEVVGMVRYQPIPRLQLQAKLVAAQYGGDTPDSNWGGNILLDNRTKEQDYGNVLGQGVENNLLIADAIASYQLWHNMFVELRYLNRNRQNDLLNEPETSSYTSFALRWNIRQRYFDF from the coding sequence TTGAAAAAGAACGCCCTCCTGCTTTGCATGATGCTATTACCTTTAGCACAGCAAGCTCTTGCCCAAAGCTCTTATGCTCCTCTACAGTCTGGTTATTATAATTTGGTTCATCGCTATGAGTTGCTTAGCGGAAGATGGTCTTCAGAACTCGGATCAATGGTGAGGCCTTACCAAAGAGAGGCGATTGCAAACTTTCTGGATACCTTAAGCCTGGATGATCCCTCAGCGGCTGACCGTTTCAATCTTGAATTTCTCCAGCGCGACAATTGGGAGTATAGTGATACCCTGCTGGAAACAAGTCGCAGGCCCATTCTTGGTCTGTTTTACAAAAACCAGCGTGACTTTCTAAGCCTTAGAAAAAAAGACTTTGAAGTTTATGTAAGCCCGGTGCTTCATATCGGCTTAGGTGCAGATGATATGGAAGGTAGTCCGTACATTAATACACGTGGAGTTCAGATCCACGGTACTATAGACCATAAGATTGGTTTTTATACCTACCTGGGAGAAAACCAGATCGCTTTTCCGGACTATGTAAATCAGCAGATCAGAAGTAGCTTAACAGTACCTCAGGAAGGCTTCTGGAAAGGGTATGGAGATAGAGGAGTAGACTTTCTTACAGCCCGTGGCCATATCAGTTTTAAAGCAAGTAAGCATATCAATATGCAGCTAGGGCATGGTAATCATTTTGTAGGAAACGGCTATCGTTCACTGCTGTTATCGGACTTTTCAAACAACTATCTGTTTTTCAGAATCAACACTCAGGTTTGGAAGCTACATTATACCAATATCTTTGCTCAGATGACAGCTGATGTGATTGGCAACTATACCGGATTGTTTGGTACTGGAGCTTTTCCTCATAAATATTTTACAATGCACAGGCTGGGGCTGGACATTACACCTAAAATTCAGTTGGGTCTGTTTGAAAGCATTACTTATGGAGATGAGTCAGGAAACTTTGACTTCAATTACCTGAACCCTATTATTTTCTATCGGGCAGTAGAGCAGCAGGGGGGAAGTGCAGGAAACGCATTACTTGGGCTGGACTTTCGCTGGCTTCCGGCCAAAGGTTTAGCATTTTATAGCCAGGCCTTGATAGATGAGTTTGTTATTTCTGAAATTCGTTCCGGTGAAAACTGGTGGGGAAACAAATATGCTATACAGCTAGGTGCTGAGTACATGGATGCTTTTACGATAAACAATCTGGATTTTCAGGTAGAGTACAATAGAGTAAGGCCATATACTTATGCACACGAAGATCTATACCGTAGCTATACACATTATGAGCAGTCTTTAGCTCATCCACTGGGAGCTAATTTTCAGGAAGTAGTGGGTATGGTTCGCTATCAGCCCATTCCAAGATTGCAACTACAGGCTAAGCTGGTGGCAGCCCAATACGGAGGAGACACGCCTGATTCTAATTGGGGTGGTAATATACTGTTAGACAATCGTACTAAAGAACAGGATTACGGCAATGTATTGGGGCAGGGGGTAGAGAATAATCTATTAATTGCTGATGCAATAGCCTCTTATCAATTGTGGCATAATATGTTTGTAGAGCTACGATACCTTAACCGAAATCGGCAGAATGACCTGCTAAATGAGCCGGAGACTTCCTCCTATACTTCTTTTGCATTGCGCTGGAATATCAGGCAACGCTACTTTGATTTTTAG
- a CDS encoding TolC family protein, translating to MTTTIKPLAFLCFLNFCLLSSVFSQSAGPTKPLELSLEESIDMAIKNNVSVKQSELQVMGSQVALKQSRADLLPSFNANTGVSYSVGRSINQFTNEYVDQPVRQQSMGVSTQLTLFNGLQRINTIKQNKVNLEGSQYDLEASKDAVTLNVIQAYTQILFNRELLENAEFQLGSTQLQLQRTQRLVQAGSLPKANQLQLEAQQANDELNIINAENDLELAYLNLKQLLQLAESDSITVIIPELETPEVYNLPASASLVYQEALQNWANLQSAKLGVNSAEYGLAIAKGGYYPNISLSAGLFSQYSSVAPDQIPKAGVDNVTSVIPTGDFLQIPEGLIPDVPDGTRIPVFTETQIPAEFTDNTYMNQLDFNLRRYVSIDLNIPIFNNWRVRSNVSNARLNLEGARLEVINQRNQLRQTIEQVYLDAKAAAKSFEANDKRVASLQEAFRNTETRYEVGAIDAVDFNQAKNDLNAAESDLIRAKYNYIFSLKVLDFYQGKALDF from the coding sequence ATGACCACAACCATCAAGCCTTTAGCCTTTCTCTGTTTTTTAAATTTTTGCCTCCTCTCTTCTGTCTTCTCCCAGTCTGCTGGCCCAACTAAGCCGCTGGAGCTTAGCCTGGAAGAAAGTATTGATATGGCCATTAAAAATAATGTTTCGGTCAAGCAATCGGAGCTACAGGTGATGGGAAGCCAGGTCGCTCTGAAGCAATCCAGGGCAGACCTTTTGCCTTCTTTTAATGCAAACACGGGAGTAAGTTATAGTGTGGGGCGTAGCATTAACCAGTTTACCAATGAGTATGTAGACCAGCCGGTTAGGCAGCAGTCTATGGGCGTAAGTACGCAGCTCACCTTATTTAATGGCTTGCAGCGTATCAATACGATCAAGCAGAACAAAGTAAATCTTGAAGGAAGCCAATATGATCTGGAAGCGAGTAAAGATGCTGTCACTTTAAATGTGATTCAGGCATACACCCAGATATTATTTAACCGTGAGCTCTTGGAAAACGCGGAATTTCAGCTTGGAAGTACACAGCTACAGTTACAGCGAACCCAACGTCTGGTACAGGCTGGCTCATTGCCTAAAGCCAACCAGCTACAACTGGAAGCTCAGCAGGCTAATGATGAGCTGAATATCATTAATGCAGAAAATGATCTGGAACTGGCCTACCTTAATTTAAAGCAACTGCTACAACTGGCCGAAAGCGATTCTATTACCGTTATAATTCCTGAGTTGGAAACCCCTGAGGTCTATAATCTACCAGCCTCAGCGAGCCTGGTTTATCAGGAAGCTTTACAAAACTGGGCTAATCTGCAAAGTGCCAAGCTGGGAGTGAATAGCGCGGAGTACGGACTTGCAATAGCTAAAGGAGGGTATTATCCAAATATCTCTTTAAGTGCAGGACTGTTTTCTCAGTACTCCAGCGTAGCTCCCGATCAGATTCCTAAGGCAGGCGTAGATAATGTAACTAGTGTAATACCCACCGGAGATTTTTTGCAAATTCCAGAAGGGCTTATACCTGATGTGCCAGATGGTACTCGCATTCCGGTGTTTACAGAAACACAGATACCGGCAGAGTTTACTGATAATACCTATATGAACCAGTTGGATTTTAACTTGCGCAGGTATGTAAGTATTGATCTTAACATTCCCATCTTTAACAATTGGAGGGTGCGCTCTAATGTGTCTAACGCTCGTTTAAACCTGGAGGGGGCAAGGCTGGAAGTGATCAACCAGCGTAACCAGCTCAGGCAAACCATAGAGCAGGTGTACCTGGATGCTAAAGCAGCTGCCAAAAGTTTTGAAGCCAACGACAAACGGGTAGCTTCACTGCAGGAGGCTTTTAGAAATACCGAAACCCGCTACGAGGTAGGGGCCATAGACGCAGTAGATTTTAACCAGGCAAAAAACGATTTAAATGCGGCGGAGTCAGACCTTATTCGCGCCAAGTACAATTACATTTTCAGCTTAAAAGTGCTAGACTTCTATCAGGGCAAAGCACTGGATTTTTAG
- a CDS encoding LytR/AlgR family response regulator transcription factor, with protein sequence MINCIAIDDEPLALDVLEDFISQVPFLKLVKTCQSAVEAIELLHQENVQLIFLDIQMPQISGVQFLKSLDKAPKVIFTTAYSDYALEGFNLDAVDYLLKPFTFERFLKAVNKAYQQINIPAASVAEAPPPVKDYMFVKSGYDIVKVRYEQIRYIEGLKDYVKIHTDEKIVVSLMSMKTLADELPERFVRVHRSFIVNFERITLVQKRKVFIQEVEIPIGEVYREAFLEKLKQER encoded by the coding sequence ATGATTAACTGTATTGCTATTGATGATGAGCCACTAGCGCTGGATGTACTGGAAGACTTTATCAGTCAGGTTCCCTTTCTAAAACTGGTAAAAACCTGCCAGAGTGCAGTAGAGGCGATTGAGCTTCTGCATCAGGAAAACGTACAACTAATCTTTCTGGATATTCAGATGCCACAAATTTCTGGTGTGCAGTTTTTAAAAAGCTTAGACAAAGCTCCCAAGGTAATTTTTACCACGGCTTACTCAGATTATGCGCTGGAAGGGTTTAACCTGGATGCAGTAGATTATTTGCTGAAGCCTTTTACTTTTGAGCGCTTTTTAAAGGCGGTAAATAAGGCTTATCAGCAGATTAATATACCAGCAGCTTCGGTAGCAGAGGCCCCCCCCCCAGTAAAGGATTATATGTTTGTGAAATCGGGCTACGATATAGTGAAAGTACGCTATGAGCAGATTCGTTATATAGAAGGCTTAAAAGATTATGTGAAAATACATACTGACGAAAAGATTGTGGTATCTTTGATGAGCATGAAAACTTTGGCAGATGAACTGCCGGAGCGTTTTGTGCGGGTCCATCGTAGCTTTATCGTCAATTTTGAACGAATTACACTGGTTCAGAAGAGAAAAGTATTTATCCAGGAAGTGGAAATACCCATAGGTGAAGTATATCGTGAGGCCTTTTTAGAAAAACTGAAGCAAGAACGTTAG
- a CDS encoding sensor histidine kinase gives MATTLHSPYTLRLVLMHVGAWILFVLLLFVLLGMPIDDPNLTLRTLLSTVLLVILFYSNTSFLIPRLLAKKKVIPYILTICGAVALVVFTTLWIQKTLNWEFYRNHNWYPGYVISRAILHSLLILTVSGGLKMTKEWFRNERLKNEMEKEKMVSELAMLKSQINPHFLFNNLNNIYSLAIKKSEDAPKGIVMLSEMMRYVLYDSTADKISLSKEVEHLQNYIDLQKLRLKQGKEITFKTEGDIEIRKIEPMLLEPFVENAFKHGDIFRQEGNIFIQLTVRGNELEFVVKNTFSKNGHVKDKHSGIGLNNISKRLDLLYPNRHELRISEENNTFIVDLKLSLSDD, from the coding sequence ATGGCTACAACTCTTCACTCTCCATATACACTAAGGCTGGTGCTCATGCATGTAGGGGCCTGGATTCTCTTTGTGCTTTTACTCTTTGTATTACTGGGCATGCCTATAGATGACCCCAACCTCACCTTACGGACTTTATTATCTACTGTGCTTCTGGTCATACTTTTTTACTCCAACACCTCTTTTCTTATACCCAGGCTTTTGGCTAAGAAGAAAGTAATCCCCTATATTCTTACCATTTGTGGAGCTGTTGCGCTGGTGGTGTTTACGACGCTGTGGATACAAAAAACTTTGAACTGGGAATTTTATCGTAATCATAACTGGTACCCTGGCTATGTTATAAGCCGAGCTATTTTACATAGTCTGCTCATACTTACGGTTAGCGGAGGTCTAAAAATGACCAAAGAATGGTTCAGAAATGAGCGCCTGAAGAATGAGATGGAAAAAGAGAAAATGGTCTCCGAACTAGCCATGCTCAAATCACAGATTAACCCTCACTTTCTGTTCAATAATTTGAATAATATTTATTCGCTGGCCATTAAAAAATCTGAAGATGCTCCTAAAGGTATAGTCATGCTCTCCGAAATGATGCGATACGTGCTTTACGATAGCACTGCCGATAAAATCAGCCTTAGCAAAGAAGTAGAGCATTTGCAAAACTATATTGATTTACAAAAATTGAGATTAAAGCAGGGTAAGGAAATTACTTTTAAAACCGAGGGTGATATTGAGATCAGAAAGATTGAACCTATGCTGTTAGAACCCTTCGTAGAAAATGCATTTAAGCATGGTGATATCTTCAGGCAGGAGGGTAATATCTTTATTCAGCTAACGGTGAGGGGTAATGAGCTTGAATTCGTCGTTAAAAATACCTTTAGTAAAAACGGGCATGTTAAAGACAAGCACTCCGGCATAGGCCTCAACAACATCAGTAAGAGGCTGGATCTGCTCTACCCTAATCGCCACGAGCTCAGGATAAGTGAAGAGAATAATACTTTTATAGTAGACTTAAAGCTATCTTTATCAGATGATTAA
- a CDS encoding Crp/Fnr family transcriptional regulator has protein sequence MKQYQFQAVFDKLAKFEEARIIQYPKHQYIYLPSDLSRNMYVLAKGAIKVGSYASSGQEVTFDSLLPYEFFGNLQFLEGDFFTEFSKTLVSSEVLEIPVNTFKELMQHDEEVSTWFHKVSTMRWWRAENRLFLIASEKPEARMKQILSMLEQDIVDLAGRHYTLTELLTYQDVADLSGLSRQSVARLHKTLFAQKKAGQIKISSNIFPQC, from the coding sequence ATGAAGCAATATCAATTTCAAGCAGTTTTTGATAAGTTAGCTAAGTTTGAGGAAGCAAGGATAATACAATACCCCAAGCATCAGTACATCTACCTGCCCAGTGATCTTAGTCGCAATATGTATGTGTTAGCTAAAGGGGCCATTAAAGTGGGCAGCTACGCAAGCTCCGGACAGGAGGTAACCTTTGACAGCCTGCTGCCATATGAGTTTTTCGGTAACCTACAGTTTCTGGAAGGCGATTTTTTCACAGAGTTCTCTAAAACGCTGGTGTCTTCTGAAGTATTAGAGATTCCGGTAAACACTTTTAAAGAACTTATGCAGCACGATGAAGAGGTTTCTACGTGGTTTCATAAGGTGAGCACTATGCGTTGGTGGCGAGCAGAAAACCGCCTTTTTTTGATAGCTTCAGAAAAGCCCGAGGCCCGCATGAAGCAGATACTCTCTATGTTGGAACAAGATATTGTAGACCTGGCAGGGCGCCACTATACACTTACAGAGCTACTTACATATCAGGATGTAGCAGACCTGAGCGGATTAAGCAGGCAGTCGGTAGCCCGCCTCCATAAAACACTTTTTGCGCAAAAAAAAGCCGGACAGATTAAGATTTCATCAAACATTTTTCCTCAATGTTAG